The following coding sequences are from one Thermofilaceae archaeon window:
- a CDS encoding NADH-quinone oxidoreductase subunit L, which translates to MLALVNAVWALPILASILTPLLSKVDSRLRDALMVATGVTVAVLTSILAFSGLAGSLSIEWMRVPGLGNVSLSVLVDGLSLTFMNIVSWVSLAVFVYSISYMRGDPGVTRYSMLLLLFEGAMELLVLSGDVLLLLFCWEIVSICSFLLISYWYHDSETLRSTQWVGEPPEEYPPSHCGLKAFLVTRFADAFMIVGAIMLVTATGTSSIVELGSRVPSATGSVLSLSLLLMAIGAMGKSAQVPFLEWLPDAMAGPSGVSALIHAATMVKAGVYLVARFSHLALAWSTTMDVRLFFYLVMWSGAITSLIASLQAATTSELKKTLAYSTASQLGYMMAALGASWYYGGRAVSAAVMHAISHAFSKSSLFLAAGVIIHAEASRFYRDLSGASSKHRLVYAAMLLSALSLLGIPPFAGYWSKEQVIMSLIQSPILLASVLLASSVTAFYIVRMLILLSGSDERENSIDPALEVYPCLMLALTGLLLGVLQILLVGGRVEEQAVFASVLGLASAALGAVVGFLVYGWRVTMRIPGITLKVLRRRLYINALYYRIADYVLSLAGGMMALEDYYSRVIKLGARYVVEDLGKVARVQVGVINVREVLWVLALLVMLLLLVVGW; encoded by the coding sequence GTGCTCGCACTCGTTAACGCGGTCTGGGCCCTTCCCATACTAGCTTCCATCTTAACTCCGCTTCTTTCAAAGGTGGATAGTAGGCTCAGGGACGCGTTAATGGTAGCTACAGGCGTCACCGTTGCAGTTCTAACCAGTATTCTGGCGTTTTCCGGCTTGGCTGGTTCGTTATCCATTGAGTGGATGAGGGTCCCTGGGCTTGGCAACGTCAGCTTAAGCGTACTAGTAGATGGTTTGAGCTTAACCTTCATGAACATCGTTTCATGGGTATCGCTGGCCGTTTTTGTGTACTCGATCAGTTACATGCGTGGGGACCCGGGAGTTACGAGGTATTCGATGCTACTCCTGCTCTTCGAGGGTGCTATGGAGCTCTTAGTGCTATCAGGAGACGTTTTGCTCCTCCTCTTCTGCTGGGAAATTGTGAGCATCTGCAGCTTCCTCCTCATAAGCTACTGGTACCATGACAGCGAGACTCTACGTTCAACGCAGTGGGTTGGAGAACCTCCAGAGGAGTACCCTCCCTCTCACTGCGGGCTTAAGGCTTTCCTTGTAACGAGGTTCGCCGATGCGTTCATGATTGTTGGCGCGATCATGTTGGTGACGGCCACCGGGACGTCATCAATTGTAGAACTTGGCTCTAGGGTGCCTTCAGCTACTGGAAGCGTGCTGTCCCTATCCCTACTGCTGATGGCCATCGGAGCAATGGGTAAGAGTGCACAGGTTCCATTCCTTGAGTGGTTACCAGACGCGATGGCGGGGCCCAGCGGCGTGAGCGCGTTGATACATGCAGCAACAATGGTGAAAGCGGGCGTGTACCTTGTAGCTCGATTTTCCCATCTTGCGCTAGCCTGGAGTACGACTATGGATGTTCGGCTGTTCTTTTACCTCGTGATGTGGAGTGGAGCTATCACTTCCCTGATAGCTTCGCTTCAGGCGGCTACGACAAGTGAATTGAAGAAAACGCTAGCTTACTCCACGGCTAGCCAGCTTGGGTACATGATGGCCGCTCTGGGAGCAAGCTGGTACTACGGGGGGAGAGCAGTTTCGGCGGCTGTAATGCATGCGATCAGTCACGCCTTCTCCAAATCGTCACTCTTCCTTGCGGCTGGAGTGATAATACATGCAGAGGCCTCGAGATTCTACAGGGATCTTTCCGGTGCAAGCAGCAAACACAGACTAGTTTACGCGGCGATGCTCTTATCCGCGCTGTCCCTGTTAGGAATCCCACCCTTTGCCGGTTACTGGAGCAAGGAACAAGTGATAATGTCCCTTATCCAAAGCCCCATTCTGCTCGCTTCCGTCCTTCTAGCGTCATCTGTTACGGCATTCTACATTGTTAGAATGCTAATCCTGCTTTCTGGGAGCGATGAACGCGAGAACAGCATTGATCCAGCCCTGGAAGTCTACCCCTGCTTAATGCTAGCGCTGACGGGCCTGCTACTGGGAGTTTTACAAATTCTGCTGGTCGGGGGGAGAGTTGAGGAACAGGCGGTCTTTGCCAGCGTGTTGGGGCTTGCCTCTGCAGCGCTTGGGGCTGTCGTAGGCTTCCTAGTCTACGGCTGGCGCGTAACCATGCGTATACCTGGCATAACCTTGAAAGTCCTGAGGAGGAGGCTCTACATCAATGCTCTTTACTACCGCATAGCGGATTACGTCCTATCCTTAGCTGGGGGCATGATGGCTTTGGAGGACTACTACAGCCGGGTGATAAAGCTCGGTGCTCGCTACGTCGTGGAGGATCTTGGTAAGGTGGCTAGGGTACAGGTGGGTGTTATCAACGTGAGGGAGGTTCTGTGGGTTCTAGCACTCTTAGTGATGCTCCTTTTGCTTGTGGTGGGGTGGTGA
- a CDS encoding complex I subunit 5 family protein produces MLLLALLAPLAATVLVLVFKSWRVSAIVATGALLLSFFLLLLATNQRPLEEYPVEPALDLIILDGSGFNLLFAILASVICAAQAAVSPYFMQRKARGVDPRLYYALLMISSAAMLATPLSGSLTSFFLLFEAYLLSTWLLLMLTGGHRAGGVANKYLLFTEAGALVTLLGLVLVYDRFGTFRFDRLSSVVTAPQEAAGLLALLLAAPLVKMCIFPLHIWLPDVYSVAPPSLIGIMVAAESVAGWSVARLLLVWPHALDASGLFPPLVVLGTLTAIYGGLIALAQLDYRKLLAYTSIGGGGLLLVAAACSRSSLAGVAFLSLEHVLAKNALLFTFGYFEEELEARSVVQLGGLASSAPRSAVGALIAALSLAGMPPTVGFWADVTILASVASSIGTGPEGIVLMLVIALAFVLFAACSIWFFKRVFFGKPKVMLKEEWHCATAASLLFSLLLVALGVYPTLVVELL; encoded by the coding sequence GTGCTCCTCTTAGCCCTGCTGGCACCCCTCGCTGCTACAGTACTTGTACTGGTGTTTAAGAGCTGGAGAGTTTCAGCAATCGTCGCAACGGGGGCCTTGCTCCTCAGCTTCTTTCTCCTGCTCTTAGCCACTAATCAACGGCCCCTTGAAGAGTACCCTGTTGAGCCAGCTTTAGACCTCATAATTCTCGACGGTAGCGGCTTCAATTTACTCTTTGCCATACTAGCCTCCGTGATATGCGCTGCGCAGGCAGCGGTCTCACCGTACTTCATGCAACGCAAGGCTAGGGGCGTTGACCCCAGACTTTACTACGCTCTACTCATGATTTCCTCGGCTGCAATGCTCGCGACACCCTTATCCGGCTCTCTAACGAGCTTCTTCCTGCTATTCGAGGCTTACCTCCTGTCAACGTGGTTGCTCCTCATGTTGACCGGCGGCCACAGAGCTGGAGGGGTTGCTAACAAGTACCTTTTGTTCACGGAAGCTGGAGCCCTCGTAACTCTTCTCGGACTGGTGTTGGTGTACGATAGGTTCGGCACCTTCAGGTTCGATCGACTAAGTTCTGTGGTCACCGCACCCCAAGAAGCTGCAGGTCTACTAGCGCTGCTCCTAGCCGCCCCCCTTGTCAAGATGTGCATCTTTCCTCTTCACATCTGGCTGCCGGACGTCTACTCGGTCGCCCCTCCATCGCTGATTGGGATCATGGTAGCTGCCGAGAGCGTGGCAGGTTGGAGTGTAGCGAGATTGTTGCTCGTATGGCCACATGCTCTTGATGCGTCGGGCCTGTTCCCCCCTCTCGTAGTACTGGGAACTCTTACGGCGATTTACGGTGGTTTAATCGCGCTGGCTCAGCTAGACTATAGGAAGTTGTTAGCCTACACCTCTATCGGTGGAGGTGGGCTTCTGCTCGTAGCAGCCGCTTGCAGCAGATCCAGTCTAGCGGGTGTAGCTTTTCTTTCACTCGAGCATGTTTTAGCGAAAAACGCACTCCTTTTCACGTTCGGGTACTTTGAAGAGGAGCTTGAAGCGAGATCGGTGGTCCAGCTGGGAGGTTTAGCCTCGTCAGCGCCCCGATCGGCTGTGGGAGCTCTAATTGCAGCCCTCTCTCTCGCGGGAATGCCGCCTACAGTGGGGTTCTGGGCCGACGTAACGATTCTAGCTAGCGTAGCTTCATCGATCGGCACTGGCCCCGAGGGGATCGTGTTAATGCTGGTCATCGCTCTGGCATTCGTGCTATTCGCCGCTTGCAGCATCTGGTTCTTCAAGAGGGTTTTCTTCGGAAAGCCGAAGGTTATGTTAAAGGAGGAATGGCATTGCGCAACAGCGGCATCGCTTCTATTCTCATTACTGTTGGTCGCGCTCGGCGTCTACCCGACTTTAGTTGTTGAGCTACTTTGA
- a CDS encoding proton-conducting transporter membrane subunit: protein MGPQEILAIYFLVALLTVIFNRIEERIRRYNIMGIFTVLGLGVVLVALPFLQEGVYKPLSSSELPPSEFKVDTLSRTLALIFTAIGLSAALYSLPYIREERRAAYYTLYLLLMAGLTGALFSNDLFTFFCFWELAAASAYSLVGYRWWYWEPVEAAFKYLVACTLGALTTLYATAMIYGLCGTTNLDEISVIIGTNQPPRLVVASASLLFIVGLGTTAAIVPFHMWLPDAHAAAPSPVSSMLSGVIVNIPLVMLAKILFNVMPRLSELGYVLITLGAISGLVGSAAALAQLDVKRLLAYSTIANLGYVMLGLGTSYRASVLGSQELALVAATGAFIQMVAHALSKSLLFMSVGYAIEATGSRHLASLEGFGRSMPLTGASSLVALANLLGIPPMVSYYGKTFIIAGLAYKLSDPAIMVALAVYMVSYAIAIGVYAYLAFRIFRKRAPSLHEAPLPMLAAELSIAAGILALSIYPSPLIEGVQAAVRRIIG, encoded by the coding sequence GAGATCCTGGCGATTTACTTTCTCGTAGCCCTCCTAACTGTAATTTTCAACAGGATCGAGGAGCGCATCCGACGGTACAACATCATGGGGATCTTCACCGTGCTTGGGTTAGGTGTCGTTCTAGTTGCTCTACCCTTCCTGCAGGAGGGGGTCTATAAGCCGTTATCTAGTAGCGAACTTCCTCCCTCCGAGTTCAAAGTCGATACTCTTTCACGCACGTTAGCTCTAATCTTCACCGCAATCGGTTTATCGGCTGCTCTCTACTCGTTACCCTACATTAGGGAGGAGCGTAGGGCAGCTTACTACACCCTTTACCTACTACTGATGGCGGGTCTCACGGGAGCCCTGTTCTCGAACGATCTTTTCACTTTTTTCTGCTTTTGGGAGCTGGCTGCTGCTTCTGCGTATTCTCTTGTGGGTTACAGATGGTGGTACTGGGAGCCGGTTGAAGCGGCTTTCAAGTACCTTGTCGCCTGCACGCTCGGAGCGCTTACGACTCTCTACGCTACGGCTATGATTTACGGTCTCTGCGGCACAACGAACTTGGACGAGATAAGCGTGATTATCGGAACGAACCAGCCTCCAAGATTAGTAGTGGCTTCGGCATCCCTTCTGTTCATCGTTGGGTTAGGTACAACAGCAGCGATAGTCCCCTTCCACATGTGGCTCCCTGATGCTCACGCAGCAGCGCCAAGCCCTGTCAGCTCGATGCTATCGGGGGTTATCGTTAATATTCCACTGGTTATGCTGGCCAAAATCCTCTTCAACGTCATGCCGCGATTGTCCGAGCTGGGGTACGTCTTGATAACCCTTGGAGCAATTTCGGGTCTAGTTGGTAGTGCGGCTGCGTTGGCCCAGTTGGATGTAAAGAGGCTACTGGCCTACTCGACTATCGCTAACTTGGGCTACGTAATGCTGGGCTTGGGTACAAGTTACAGAGCCAGCGTTCTCGGCTCTCAGGAATTGGCTCTCGTGGCTGCGACAGGTGCTTTTATCCAAATGGTGGCGCACGCGCTGAGCAAGAGCCTCCTCTTCATGAGCGTGGGTTACGCTATTGAAGCAACAGGGAGTAGGCATCTGGCAAGTCTGGAAGGTTTTGGCCGCAGCATGCCCCTTACTGGAGCCTCCTCGCTTGTGGCACTAGCAAATCTACTCGGAATACCCCCCATGGTCAGCTACTACGGTAAAACATTCATAATTGCGGGTTTAGCCTACAAGCTATCCGATCCAGCAATAATGGTGGCTCTCGCCGTGTACATGGTCAGCTACGCCATAGCGATAGGCGTCTACGCTTACCTTGCTTTCAGGATCTTCCGTAAACGTGCCCCTTCTCTTCACGAAGCCCCTCTACCGATGCTAGCGGCCGAGCTCTCAATAGCTGCAGGTATTCTTGCGCTGAGCATTTACCCGAGCCCCCTCATCGAGGGGGTGCAAGCGGCAGTAAGAAGAATCATCGGGTGA
- a CDS encoding radical SAM protein, whose amino-acid sequence MSSKTTPTFDILITSDRTMMTNHHGREFLGFVATGPPLGLPEKMWMWMCAPKPKVDEVGRPVEAPYGLRKVEAALLDAGFSAAIIDPDHLARHLRHAKVLMIGHHDYFALNSPSIEWWLLTGKEPVNRRSFLRLMRRPEIREAKKRGLKIIVGGPAAWQWLWNTNFWREFGIDTVVDGEAERVIVELAEKALADEELPLYVYVGPLDTPSIDEIPEIKGASVNGLVEIMRGCPRNCSFCPVTLRPLRFYPLDKIEREMQVNARAGLRGCILHSEDVLLYGAKGLEPNPDALIKLHILAKKYFRTLAWSHVTLAEVRYAQEKYGLITKLTEVVLDENQDYLGVQIGLETGSVRLAKKIMPAKAAPYPVEEWPETVERAMAILHDHRIIPALTLILGLPDETEEDLIMTAELLDRLKGYRSLIVPMFFVPLGQLKSRSWFLREHIKDEHIEVMRRCLWHSVRWAEDILSRFYLKGPQHAPLRLALKLFISYVKWRGRQIEKWLSEIRSKGVDGSQSSSTTKVG is encoded by the coding sequence ATGTCGAGTAAGACAACCCCCACTTTCGATATCCTCATCACATCGGACAGGACAATGATGACGAACCACCACGGTAGGGAGTTTCTCGGTTTCGTGGCAACAGGCCCCCCACTCGGGCTTCCAGAGAAGATGTGGATGTGGATGTGCGCGCCCAAGCCGAAGGTCGACGAAGTTGGTAGGCCTGTCGAAGCCCCGTACGGCCTGAGAAAAGTGGAGGCCGCTCTGCTGGACGCTGGGTTCAGCGCGGCGATCATTGATCCGGACCACTTGGCCAGACATCTACGGCATGCGAAGGTGCTGATGATAGGCCATCACGACTACTTCGCTCTCAACTCACCCAGCATCGAGTGGTGGCTCCTGACAGGCAAGGAGCCGGTCAATAGGAGGAGCTTCCTCAGGTTGATGAGAAGGCCGGAGATACGCGAGGCCAAGAAAAGAGGCCTCAAGATAATCGTGGGAGGGCCAGCGGCGTGGCAGTGGCTGTGGAATACGAACTTCTGGCGCGAATTCGGGATTGATACCGTCGTGGATGGCGAAGCCGAGAGAGTAATAGTCGAGCTGGCAGAGAAAGCCCTCGCTGATGAGGAGCTGCCTCTGTACGTTTACGTCGGTCCCCTCGATACCCCTAGCATCGACGAGATCCCCGAGATCAAGGGGGCGAGCGTCAACGGGCTTGTCGAAATAATGAGGGGATGCCCAAGAAATTGCAGCTTCTGCCCCGTCACTCTAAGGCCTCTGCGCTTCTACCCCCTCGATAAGATCGAGAGGGAAATGCAGGTAAACGCGAGGGCTGGCCTGAGAGGCTGCATTCTCCACTCCGAGGACGTGCTTCTATACGGCGCAAAGGGTTTAGAACCCAACCCTGACGCTCTGATCAAACTGCACATACTCGCCAAAAAGTACTTCAGGACGCTGGCCTGGAGCCACGTCACTCTCGCTGAGGTGAGGTATGCGCAGGAGAAGTACGGACTAATAACGAAGCTTACAGAGGTGGTCTTGGATGAAAATCAGGATTACCTGGGGGTACAGATCGGCCTTGAAACCGGTTCCGTGAGACTGGCGAAGAAGATCATGCCCGCTAAGGCGGCGCCGTACCCCGTCGAAGAGTGGCCGGAAACGGTGGAGAGAGCGATGGCGATCCTCCACGATCACAGAATCATCCCCGCTCTAACTTTGATACTCGGCTTACCCGACGAGACGGAGGAGGATTTAATTATGACGGCCGAACTGTTAGATAGGTTGAAGGGCTACCGCAGCCTCATTGTCCCGATGTTCTTCGTCCCCCTAGGCCAGCTTAAGAGTCGCAGCTGGTTCCTCAGAGAGCACATCAAGGATGAGCATATAGAAGTGATGAGGAGGTGTTTATGGCATTCCGTCAGATGGGCCGAAGATATTCTCTCCAGGTTCTACTTGAAGGGGCCACAGCACGCACCCCTGCGGCTGGCCTTAAAACTCTTTATATCCTACGTCAAGTGGAGAGGACGTCAAATCGAAAAGTGGTTAAGCGAAATTAGGTCCAAAGGTGTTGATGGGTCTCAAAGTAGCTCAACAACTAAAGTCGGGTAG